DNA from Triplophysa dalaica isolate WHDGS20190420 chromosome 9, ASM1584641v1, whole genome shotgun sequence:
ATAAATCAAACTACTTTTAACACTACAGGactgtttgaacaaaatacaaccaactaGTTTCGCCCATGGCTTCTGGACCATCTTGCTTAGTGTTCTACATAAGGACATATCAGATTTTGTCTGATATTCAAAGTTAACTCATATCAGCCAAAAAAGATATTgaataaaattagttttttttatcaaccacagcatatattattattataacgaAGCAtaaatttaaccaaaaatacaCTGTTCACGGCCCTGAAATGGAGACCAATGTCTCTAACACGGGAACACAACAAGCAGtgtattattaaacaatattcaaCATTACTTCTACTGTATCTGTGCTTTATTTCTGTTGTGGAAATTGTCATTTATTGCAACATTATTATCTTGTGCACTTGTGGTAGGTTGATTTGATATCAAAGTGTTTGAAAAACATACGTTGAATGAACAATATTATAAAGCAATGTTTGGTTACTGCTAGCAAGGCTATTTTACAGTAACGTTAGGTTGAAGGCATTTCAATATCACTTTGATGTTGTTTGTCCCTTAATGCGACCCGTAAATCGATTAAACACGGTCCAACACTGAAAAGTCCACAAGAAACGTAGGATGCATGGACagattgtattaaaatattatatattatgtaaaatattaaaatatgtttattttgggaGCACAAACTCACCTTGAGCCGCCGCTGGTTAACGTCTCGTGCGAACTGCGTTTCTCAGGGGTCATTGAGGGCAAAGGTGAGAAGTCAACGCAGGGAATAACAATTAAACGACACAAACACATATCTCTCCGTGACTCAGGGTTTCAAATGACTGACGTTGCGcgatttttacacaaaatattacaaaagcaTCTAAGCAGAAACACATTCTCAAAGCGTGACTGAAGTGCACCTGCCTCGTGACGTGTAGCTGTGGGCGGAGTCAAACTCAGGAAACGAAACGAAACTCAAGTCGCTTCAcgaacacaaaaacaagaatgaaatgtgaatatttCTGTCCCTCGAGGGATTAGGGACACGTGAGTAAACTGCTTGAGAGTATAAACAtctttaaatagatttaaagcCCGGATGATTACTGTGTTGCGTTTTGTTTTCAGACTTTGTGACAAAAATTGTCGGTTGCACATCGTTTTTGCGCATTTTATTCACACACATCATGGTCATAATGAAGTATAATGTTTAGATCCTACTAGCTAACTATTACGTAGAGTTTTTGAATAATGCCACCGTGTACACttggtaaaatatttaatatcaagCTAATCTTATGTTAACCTTTGGTAGGGCGGGgtgagttgtgttgtgttgtgttgtgttgtattttacaATGCACTAAACTAAAAATTGAAGTAGGCTACTGAGCATTTTGTAAACATATCTTTGTTTATCATAGGAGCACCATGAATACAAAGGGGTCCGTTGTGACACCCAATATACAATACTCCCATTCAGAGAAGATGCACTCCATACAAGACACTAAAGCAACAACACATCATACACAAACTGATCCTGTGACATCAGAGAACACAACCGATCATAATGATCTTCATGATCATGGCTCCAAGAAGTGAGTAGTTTGCCTATTTGCAAATGCATACTATTTGGGTCCTTTTTGTGACATGAACACCGGATTTAAACCtcaatgatttttgttttttaaagttgtattCAGTCAATGCGAAGAGACGCTCCTGGAACCAGCTGTGTATCCATGAAGAGCAATCTGTCTGCAGATGCTCCACCAAACCTCCGGGATAAAGATAGAAACAGTACACACAGGTGACACAATTTTCTGGCAAAATAATGCACATCCTTTTTTTTTTGGGTGTGTCATAAGCTTAGACTTTCtagcatgtttgttttaaaggctGGGCCACCTTTAGGATACCATGAAATTTAGTTTTGCATCTTGTTGAatcaatcaaatgttgaataTTGATTGATTTTTACAGAGGCAAGACCAACATCTGGTGTGatgtaaacaataataatgaaatgcCACCGGTGAAGAGTTATTAAGTAATCAATTAATTTGTAGAGGGAAGTAAAAATGACAGGGGGGTGAAAAATAATATGAGAAATATGCCagcatcattatttattttttacacaaagaTCAGTTTATCTGTTAGTAAATCTGTTAATTTTAAGAATGCATTTAATGCCAATGGTGACAGCTCAAAAAcgaagaaatgtcattttggtGTTCTTTTTACTAAATATGTGTGCCTCTAACTCAAGAACCGTTAGAGATACCTTAATGTCATTTTAGATTCTTGTTCATGACCAACTTCTCTTTTGGgaactacatttttaaagccctGTTAGGTGCAGTCCTAGAGATATGAGGATCTAAATGTGGCTTCGTGAGAAAACGGttaaaatgcacacattttCAGTCATCAAAAACCAAATGTGGGACATCTTTTGAAAAATCTggtatttcatttcttttaaagaggAATGTCTGAAGAACAAATAGTTTTGAATCtagaaatatatgttttttcgttcttttaaaacaactgcattgaacataaacatttgaacaactTCTTGTTACAAAACAACTGAAATTGCTAATGGACTAGCGAAGCTGAGGAACAATAACTTGGTCTCAATAGTTAATTTAAAAGATATTATAGTTTCAAAGGAAAATACTGTCTCAGATAAATTAGCAAGAACCCTTTATAGTCCCTATTCCCTTTATAGTCCAAAAATGccctttcttcattttttaaatgtcacattgGCATAAAATGCCTctattatttgtataattaaCATATTTACTAACAAATAAACTGAtctttgtgtaaaaataaaataatgatgcttgcatatttctcatttttcacCTCCTCTAATTTGGCTCCAAATCTAGAGTGAAAATTGTCATTTGTACCTCCCTCTACAAACTAAGTGATTACTTAATAACTATCATATTTTGGCTTCCATCTCTAATGATGTCGGTCTTGCTTCTGTAATAAGGAAAAATAAGGGACCTATGGTTGAGTTGACACGGAAGGACTCAATACTATTTGGGTCCTTTTGTTTTCTAAAGTAGTATTCAGTCAATGCGAAGAGACGCTCCTGGATCCAGCTGTGTATCCATGAAGAGCAATAGGTCTTTGCCTACACCACCAGAGCTCCAGGATAAAGATAGAAACAGTACACACAGGTGACACAATTTTCTGGCCCTCTTTTCTGGCAAAATAATGCACATCCTTTTACTTTTTTGGTGTATAATTAGCTTAGACTTTCtagcatgtttgttttaaaggcGGGGCCCCCTTTAGGATACcctgaaaaatacaaaacatcaaacatctaTTCTACAGGAATAGAGCATCACACAAAACCAAGTTTCTGATTATTGATGCCATTTTATAAATACCAGAGGTGCTTTGACTGCTTTATTCTGCTGATCATGTGATCTCAAAATGTTGGCAGCAGATGAGGGCGAAACACCTGCATGCAACACGACGACATCATTTTAAAGCTATTAGTCCACATTATGTATTCCTTTAGGTTTAAAACATTAAGTGGTGAAATTATTTGTACATTCGAATGCCCTTATATGTATATGTTAAGGCTGTGTTAATTTAGAAGAGGTTCTGCCAATTGTTCAGATATATTATACGCCAGGCAAAAGCAACACTGTTGATAGCTTTTTGCAACAGATTTTCCAATGTAGCCTAAACCAGTACAGTTGTGTTAACTCTGTTTTACTGTTTCCTAGCTGTTTGTCCATGAAGAGTAACCATTCTATGGATCCCCCGTTGAAATTAGAGAGAGAACGTCCACCAGAACCAGTGTGAGAGCCATTGAACATGTTTCAGACGAGAGTTTTTGATGCCTGCTGCACCTTATTTggattcatttataatttcagtatacatttaatatttatttaaagttaagttaagtAGAGTTGAGttgttaagttttttttttaattctgttgtGTAACATTTGACCACTAGGTGTTGCTGTCACTCTAGATGTGTGCATTTGCTGATTGGGAAGCTCATGAGATCATAAAACTCACACAGTGAGATCCATTCAGAGCAGCTTAATCACACTCACAGTAACTTCTCATTAATCCAACATTATCATTAACACTTGACACGTTGGACCAACTAGAGGCTGAAGATGAGGACACCGAGCTGTCTCCCATTTCGAAGTCTGCGTCCTCCAGATGTTGCATGCGAAGGCGTATGCGATGGACAAACGCGACCTCCGAGGACGCAGCCTTCGAAATGAAACGCAgcatgatttttatttcattccaatttaatattaaaatcgtATTAGTTAACGATTAATGTTCAGGTAACAAGCGTTTGTTCTCGGTTAGGGAAATTAACTGAAATGAGCATCCCTAAATACAACTCCACCCTAGGCAAAAGCAACACTGTTGTGAGCTTGTTGCAACAGATTTTTAAATGTAGCCTACACCAGTACAGTTGTGTTAACtctgttttactgtgtttttacCTCTCTGATCTCAGTTCAGTCCTGTCGGGGGGAAGTGGTTCACTCTCACCAGTTCCTAGCTGTTTGTCCATGAAGAGTAACCATTCTATGGATCCCCCGTTGAAATTTGAGGGAGAACATCCAACAGAACCAGTGTGAGAGCCATTGAACATGTTTCAGATGAGATTAGTATTTTATCCCTGCTGCACCTTATTTTGATCAATTTATAATATCAATgtacaatttatatttatatttatttatttttataagttaaacattttgtttaatactGTTGATGTATAACATTTGACCACTAGGTGTTGCTGTCACTATAGATGTCTGTATTTGCTGATTCTTTAGAACATAAAACTCAGTCTAAAGCATTTCAATGAGATCCATTCAAAGCAGCAAAATCACACTGTTTCTAGTAACTGATCATAATAATACTAAAGAACattatcattaatattttacagtttagaCCAACCATGGGTTGGAGATAAGGACACCGAGATTCTACAGGGGCAAATGTGTAATGAGGTCTACAAATCACATCTTAGGAAGAAGTTTGAGTGTTTGTATGAGGGAACATCACAGCAGAGAAACCCAACACTGCTGAATGAGATCTACACAGAGCTCTACATCACAGAGAGTGAAAGTGGAGAGATCAGTAATgaacatgaggtgagacagattgagacaCAATCCAGGAGAACAGCAACAGAGGACACACCAATCAAATGCAACGACATCTTTAAAGCTTTACCTGCACAAGacaaacccatcagaagtgTGCTGACAAAGGGAGTCGCTggcattggaaaaacagtctctgtgcagaagttcattctggactggGCTGAAGGGAAAGAGAATCAGGACGTCCACCTCATTTTTCCACTTCCTTTCAGAGAGATCAACCTGATGAAGAACCAAACACTCAGTCTATTAgatcttcttcatcttttcttcccagagacaaaagaaatggaaatctCCAGCGGTGAATATAAAGtgttgttcatctttgatggtttGGATGAGTGTCGTGTGTCTCTGGATTTTCACAGCAGTGTgaggttgtgtgatgtcagtgaatCAGCCTCAGTGGACGTGATCCTGACAAACCTCATGAAGGGGAATCTGCTtccctctgctctcatctggatcacctccagaccagcagcagctgATCTCATCCCCTCTGAGTGTGTTGATCGAGTCACAGAGGTACGAGGCTTCACTGACAAACAGAAGGAGGAATACTTCAGCAAGAGAATCAGTGATGAGAGTCTGAACAACAGAATCATCTCACACCTGAAGTCATCCAGGAGCctctacatcatgtgtcacatcccagtgttctgctggatttcagccactgttctagagagaatgttgagtgaagcagagagtgaaggagagatccccaagactctcactcaaatgtacacacacttcctgatcattcagacaaacatcaaacatcagaagGACTATGAGAAGAAAGTGAAGAATGATGAAGACATGATCTTCAAACTGGGCAAACTGGCTTTTGAGCAGCTTGTGAAAGGGAACCTGATCTTCTATGATGAGGACCTGAGAGAGTGTGGCATTGATGTAGCAGAAGCATCAGTGTACTCAGGATTGTGCactcagatcttcagagaggaGTTTGGCTTGTATCAGGGGAAAGTTTACTGCTTTGTTCATCTGACCATACAAGAACATCTCGCAGCTCTTTATGTGCACACATCTTTCCGTCGTGGAGACACGGGCATTCTTTATTACTGGAAAACATCCAACATTGCAACCTTGTTCAAATGTTCTACCATTTCTGAGTTACACAAGACTGCTGTGGACAAGATGTTGCAAAGCAAGAAAGGGCATTTCGATCTTTTCCTCCGCTTCCTCTTGGGTCTCTCACTTGATTCAAACCAGGCTCTTCTGCATCACATACTACCACAGACATCACCTGTTCCTACCGATAGTGTGACAGAAACCACAGACTACATAAAGATTCGAATCAGGATGAATCTCCCCTCAGAAAAATATATCAGCCTGTTTCACTGCCTTAACGAACTCAACGACTTTTCTTTAGTAGAGGAAATACAAAATTTCCAAAAAAGCAGAAAACTTTCGAAAACCAAACTGTCTGCTTCGCAGTGGGCGGCTCTTGTGTTTGTCCTTCTGTCGTCTGAAAACACACTGGATGTGTTTGACCTCAGGAAATACAGTCAGAACGATGCAGATGAATGTCTGGAGAAGATGTTACCTGTTGTCATGGAAGCCAAAACAGCTGAGTTAGTAGATACAGTATTTGCTCATAAACAGATTTTGAGAATACAAACGAGCCGTTGTGTTACAATTATGACCACTTCTTGAAATAAACATACTTGGgaagttgacaaataaaccgcaGTTGTGTTCTTTGGTTTGACTTAGTTAAAGATGAAATGTACAATCAAGTTAAATCTCTctattagtattttttattataaatgtaaatactatAACATACAGTGCACAGCACATCCCCCAAAAAGTCACCATCTGAATTAAACTCagcaaataggtaagagcctcccattggattggAGGTCTAGGTAAAGCACTGTAATGTGCCCGaagaatgaggtcagctgactatctgaatatactgaatgaGGTTATTCCATCTATGGGTACTTACGTCCCTGATGGCACGGGACtattccaagatgacaatgccTGGATTGGTCGGGCTCAAATTGTTAAAGAGTGGTTCAGGCATGAGACttattttcacacatggattggccaCCATAGAGTCCACACTTTAACCCCATTGAGAATATTTTGGACATGCCGGAGAAGACTGATTTTCCCATCATCAATACAAGATattggcaaaaaaaatatgaagatgGACATTCTGGACTTGCAGAAGCTTATCGAAACAATACCTAACGAATGCGTTTTGTAATAAGCTAAAGGCAAGGTGGTCCAACAAAATATTAGTGTGTCTCTCTTTTTTTGGACACACCgtgtaataatttattttctaaatttttGCTGCCACAccattttatttgtcaactatccGTTTTTAGGGCTGGCTCAGTTTTAGGTGAAAGTGTTCCCCGAAGTTCACTTTGTTGTCTTTCTTCAGACTCAGACACTGCAATCTCCGCTCCAAAGGTTTTCAGGCACTGAGGTCAGCGCTCGGCTCAAAGTCCTCCTCTCTCAAACAGCTGAAACTCAGTGGAAATAGACTCAGTGGTCCAGGAATGAAGATTCTTTCGGAAGGGTTGCAGCAGTTGCACTGTAAACTTGAGACACTGGAGTAAGATCGATTGTTTCAATAATTTGTTAACTTGGTTTTCAACGTTCATTAGATTTATTTGTGTGACGTTTTTAATACACTTCCATCTTTTTCTAACACAGATTATCCGAGTGTGGTTTAACTCCTGGAGATTGTTCATCTTTATCAAAGGCTCTTGACTCAAACCCTTCCCATCTGATGGAGCTGGACCTGACCTTCAATCAAACTGGAGATGCAGGAGTGAAAACATTATCACGAATACTGAAGAAGCCAAACTGTGCACTACAGAAATTAATGTTTGTACCCATCTCTCATAGTAGCTTCGGtatactgttttaaaacatttaaatattaaagacaggttgagtgttttttttcacagactggTGAGCTGTGGTCTTAAAGCAGAGAGCTGTAAATCTTTGGCTGAAGCTCTGAGCAGAAACTCCGCTCTCGTGGATCTGGACTTGAGTAAAAATAACTTGATGGATTCAGGCTTGTGGTTTCTATGTGATGGACTGAAGAGTCCTTCCTGTAAACTGAAAACTCTAAGGTACTCACGGTTAATTCAACAAGTGTGATTACAGGTGGATAAGGAATCCGGCTGGTCTCGATCTAAACAGGCGTACCCACATCGGTTGACCTGCtcaatttacattacattttaaaatgactgttcaTTTCTTTAGGGGTTAAAGTCTGTTAAGGAGGAAAGAATTTCAATGCACCTTTAAAGGGGTTTAAAGCAGGGTTAGGTTTTAACATGTGCCTTATTTGGCTCTCTGTCGCCCCCTGTCTGCAGTTTAGAGGACTGTGGTGTCACAGAACAAGGCTGTAGAGGTCTGtgttcagctctgagatcaaactcTCTTCATCTGACTGAACTCCGTCTGAACAGAAACAAGATACAAAACTCAGGAGTGAAGATGATCTCTAATTTACTGAAGGAGCCACAGTGTAAACTAGAGAAACTGAGGTGAGTGAAtaagaaaacagaaatatatttgttgtgttttattgagagaTGATAAACACTTTTTAACACATATTGCCTTTAGACTTACGCTCCAAGTTGAAATCTTTTGGGTCCAAAAATAGTACATACAATAAATAATCTCAatactatttttaaattacaCTTTTTCCTCTTATGATAGAAATAACCTCACAACCTGGCAGCCATGACTGTTTCCatgtaataaaagtaatttatgcTCGTTGTAATGCATGTTATCTTTTATGCACACTTTCtctttacattaaatgttggTTATTTATGActcattaaattcattttaaggaaaacaaaacgTTGTTTTCTCAATATGTgcaaaaaattcaaaaaataGCTCTACACCTGATTTCTCTGCAGGTTGTCAttctgtgatgtcacagaaaGGGGCGGTGCTGATGTGGCTTTAGCTCTCAGATTAAACCCCGCCCACCTCAGAGAACTGGACCTTTCCGGGAACAAACTGGGTCCAGCAAAGAAGCTGCTCACTGCCCTACAAGAGCATTCAGATTATAAACTGGAAAAACTGAAGATAGATTGATGAATGAATGTCAATGAAGAGCTGAGAGATGCATTTAACtacaaagaaatacaaaataattacaccatggtctgtttgattggctggaaggtgtgaattaaaaccattataaaccggtagttccagtcagtttgatcaacaTGTGAAATGAACTGAGGAAAACAGATGTCATTTGAACCTGTGTGAACAAAATGATACTGTAAACGTtaataacagctttaacttggcaaatgaccatggtataagcgtgataatccacggctagcggTGCAATTTTAATTCACTTTGCAGTGGCTTCGTGTCGAGTTGTTCTTGACCTCAACGTTGTGcgttaaaatcctttaatgcacggccGTGGATTTTTCCTTATTTGTAGTCAAACATTCTTAAAAGGAAATTGATGAAATGAAAGAGTTTAGCATTAAAGTTTCTCCTACAAGTTATATGACAATTCTGCATGACAGTTTCATGAGTTTATGTCCCAACAAAACCTTAGCAAATAGTTTTCTTTTGACACCCATCCACATTTGGATGAATGTATGGATATTTGTCCTTGAGAATATCTTTAAGGTCTTGCACAACTTGTCACAAAGCGCTTCATTACAAAAGAGAGTCGAGACAGAAGAGGAGGAACTGTTAAACAGAGATTATCTACAGTAAAAATCAGACAGTCATGCAAATTTAACTGTAATAGAAAGCTTTCTTAAATTGCTAACAGCCCTTTTTGTGTCTTCACACCAGTCctcatatattttattacaggAGAAAACTTTCGTGCACTTGTTCTGTGTTCTACAGAAACGTGTTTAAGGATGGTTTTTAAAGTTaggttaatttttttctttaaatatgcaATGCAGCAACCATCAATACTTGTTGATGATCTTTTTCTATGTGGCACTTTAACAAAATACTTTATagataaaataaagaatgacaaaatgtcacatgctctcctacttgtaagttgctttggataaacgtgtgtgccaaatgaataaatgtaaatgaaagagtacaaaataaataaaatgaatgagtgagtgattaAAGCATGTGAATAAAGTGGTATATACCATCatgtattttgttaataaacgACAGCAATATTTATCAAGTGTCTTTAAAAAATAGTGGTTGTAtaagaaatgtgttaaaaatgaatCCAATTGTTAAGATCATTtgcttttataacattttaaaaccgCAATGTcatagaataaccatttttggtttctTAATGAACCTGTTAGAACATATTCCTGTAGTTTATTTGGTAGAGCATTATATTATGGAGATGTCATGAGTTTAATTACCCTGAGGaaaataataactaaataaaatatattgaatcTATGAATTAacagtttgtaaatgtttagatTGAAGGCACTGCAAGTAACTTTGGAAAAAGTGTCTGCAtgccaaatgtaaaatatataaagcaatcattttaaaataacagttgtgatgttttttcattttgaaagtgtatGACAATATGTAAGTACATAAGAAAAATGCCAGTGCTTTGTAGACACCGCACTTTGGAGCAGTATAGACCTTATTCAGCCTGccaacattttgattttaaaagggAAAAGACTctgactctgctcctggcctacaagaccaccactggtttgttgtccttatgccgtcccaattgcttccattgcttaccccacctgtaagtcgctttggataaaagcatctgctaaatgactaaatgtaaatgtgaatgtaatattttctaggcacaaagaataaaaaaattgaaataaaaacatcacgaTTTTAATGAAGTTTAATGAACATCAgtattaaattgtaaaaaaacatgtattgaCAAAATTTAGTGGATTAAGCAGTATgatatattgtttataatgtagCAAAAAAGGGTTACATTCAATGAGTTAATGATTGGATACAAGTATTGTATGTGAAAGTAACCTGTAACACTGATAATGCTTTCACAACCTCAATATGATCAGAACTGCTATACTGCATgaccaaataaatacatatggGGTTTGGTTTTCTGCATCTGTCTGGCCTTTTTTT
Protein-coding regions in this window:
- the LOC130428595 gene encoding NACHT, LRR and PYD domains-containing protein 12-like isoform X2 translates to MNTKGSVVTPNIQYSHSEKMHSIQDTKATTHHTQTDPVTSENTTDHNDLHDHGSKNCIQSMRRDAPGTSCVSMKSNLSADAPPNLRDKDRNSTHSIQSMRRDAPGSSCVSMKSNRSLPTPPELQDKDRNSTHSCLSMKSNHSMDPPLKLERERPPEPVSVLSGGSGSLSPVPSCLSMKSNHSMDPPLKFEGEHPTEPVLDQPWVGDKDTEILQGQMCNEVYKSHLRKKFECLYEGTSQQRNPTLLNEIYTELYITESESGEISNEHEVRQIETQSRRTATEDTPIKCNDIFKALPAQDKPIRSVLTKGVAGIGKTVSVQKFILDWAEGKENQDVHLIFPLPFREINLMKNQTLSLLDLLHLFFPETKEMEISSGEYKVLFIFDGLDECRVSLDFHSSVRLCDVSESASVDVILTNLMKGNLLPSALIWITSRPAAADLIPSECVDRVTEVRGFTDKQKEEYFSKRISDESLNNRIISHLKSSRSLYIMCHIPVFCWISATVLERMLSEAESEGEIPKTLTQMYTHFLIIQTNIKHQKDYEKKVKNDEDMIFKLGKLAFEQLVKGNLIFYDEDLRECGIDVAEASVYSGLCTQIFREEFGLYQGKVYCFVHLTIQEHLAALYVHTSFRRGDTGILYYWKTSNIATLFKCSTISELHKTAVDKMLQSKKGHFDLFLRFLLGLSLDSNQALLHHILPQTSPVPTDSVTETTDYIKIRIRMNLPSEKYISLFHCLNELNDFSLVEEIQNFQKSRKLSKTKLSASQWAALVFVLLSSENTLDVFDLRKYSQNDADECLEKMLPVVMEAKTAELRHCNLRSKGFQALRSALGSKSSSLKQLKLSGNRLSGPGMKILSEGLQQLHCKLETLELSECGLTPGDCSSLSKALDSNPSHLMELDLTFNQTGDAGVKTLSRILKKPNCALQKLILVSCGLKAESCKSLAEALSRNSALVDLDLSKNNLMDSGLWFLCDGLKSPSCKLKTLSLEDCGVTEQGCRGLCSALRSNSLHLTELRLNRNKIQNSGVKMISNLLKEPQCKLEKLRLSFCDVTERGGADVALALRLNPAHLRELDLSGNKLGPAKKLLTALQEHSDYKLEKLKID
- the LOC130428595 gene encoding NACHT, LRR and PYD domains-containing protein 12-like isoform X1, whose amino-acid sequence is MNTKGSVVTPNIQYSHSEKMHSIQDTKATTHHTQTDPVTSENTTDHNDLHDHGSKNCIQSMRRDAPGTSCVSMKSNLSADAPPNLRDKDRNSTHSSIQSMRRDAPGSSCVSMKSNRSLPTPPELQDKDRNSTHSCLSMKSNHSMDPPLKLERERPPEPVSVLSGGSGSLSPVPSCLSMKSNHSMDPPLKFEGEHPTEPVLDQPWVGDKDTEILQGQMCNEVYKSHLRKKFECLYEGTSQQRNPTLLNEIYTELYITESESGEISNEHEVRQIETQSRRTATEDTPIKCNDIFKALPAQDKPIRSVLTKGVAGIGKTVSVQKFILDWAEGKENQDVHLIFPLPFREINLMKNQTLSLLDLLHLFFPETKEMEISSGEYKVLFIFDGLDECRVSLDFHSSVRLCDVSESASVDVILTNLMKGNLLPSALIWITSRPAAADLIPSECVDRVTEVRGFTDKQKEEYFSKRISDESLNNRIISHLKSSRSLYIMCHIPVFCWISATVLERMLSEAESEGEIPKTLTQMYTHFLIIQTNIKHQKDYEKKVKNDEDMIFKLGKLAFEQLVKGNLIFYDEDLRECGIDVAEASVYSGLCTQIFREEFGLYQGKVYCFVHLTIQEHLAALYVHTSFRRGDTGILYYWKTSNIATLFKCSTISELHKTAVDKMLQSKKGHFDLFLRFLLGLSLDSNQALLHHILPQTSPVPTDSVTETTDYIKIRIRMNLPSEKYISLFHCLNELNDFSLVEEIQNFQKSRKLSKTKLSASQWAALVFVLLSSENTLDVFDLRKYSQNDADECLEKMLPVVMEAKTAELRHCNLRSKGFQALRSALGSKSSSLKQLKLSGNRLSGPGMKILSEGLQQLHCKLETLELSECGLTPGDCSSLSKALDSNPSHLMELDLTFNQTGDAGVKTLSRILKKPNCALQKLILVSCGLKAESCKSLAEALSRNSALVDLDLSKNNLMDSGLWFLCDGLKSPSCKLKTLSLEDCGVTEQGCRGLCSALRSNSLHLTELRLNRNKIQNSGVKMISNLLKEPQCKLEKLRLSFCDVTERGGADVALALRLNPAHLRELDLSGNKLGPAKKLLTALQEHSDYKLEKLKID
- the LOC130428595 gene encoding NACHT, LRR and PYD domains-containing protein 12-like isoform X3, encoding MNTKGSVVTPNIQYSHSEKMHSIQDTKATTHHTQTDPVTSENTTDHNDLHDHGSKNCIQSMRRDAPGTSCVSMKSNLSADAPPNLRDKDRNSTHSCLSMKSNHSMDPPLKLERERPPEPVSVLSGGSGSLSPVPSCLSMKSNHSMDPPLKFEGEHPTEPVLDQPWVGDKDTEILQGQMCNEVYKSHLRKKFECLYEGTSQQRNPTLLNEIYTELYITESESGEISNEHEVRQIETQSRRTATEDTPIKCNDIFKALPAQDKPIRSVLTKGVAGIGKTVSVQKFILDWAEGKENQDVHLIFPLPFREINLMKNQTLSLLDLLHLFFPETKEMEISSGEYKVLFIFDGLDECRVSLDFHSSVRLCDVSESASVDVILTNLMKGNLLPSALIWITSRPAAADLIPSECVDRVTEVRGFTDKQKEEYFSKRISDESLNNRIISHLKSSRSLYIMCHIPVFCWISATVLERMLSEAESEGEIPKTLTQMYTHFLIIQTNIKHQKDYEKKVKNDEDMIFKLGKLAFEQLVKGNLIFYDEDLRECGIDVAEASVYSGLCTQIFREEFGLYQGKVYCFVHLTIQEHLAALYVHTSFRRGDTGILYYWKTSNIATLFKCSTISELHKTAVDKMLQSKKGHFDLFLRFLLGLSLDSNQALLHHILPQTSPVPTDSVTETTDYIKIRIRMNLPSEKYISLFHCLNELNDFSLVEEIQNFQKSRKLSKTKLSASQWAALVFVLLSSENTLDVFDLRKYSQNDADECLEKMLPVVMEAKTAELRHCNLRSKGFQALRSALGSKSSSLKQLKLSGNRLSGPGMKILSEGLQQLHCKLETLELSECGLTPGDCSSLSKALDSNPSHLMELDLTFNQTGDAGVKTLSRILKKPNCALQKLILVSCGLKAESCKSLAEALSRNSALVDLDLSKNNLMDSGLWFLCDGLKSPSCKLKTLSLEDCGVTEQGCRGLCSALRSNSLHLTELRLNRNKIQNSGVKMISNLLKEPQCKLEKLRLSFCDVTERGGADVALALRLNPAHLRELDLSGNKLGPAKKLLTALQEHSDYKLEKLKID